The sequence below is a genomic window from Bactrocera neohumeralis isolate Rockhampton chromosome 4, APGP_CSIRO_Bneo_wtdbg2-racon-allhic-juicebox.fasta_v2, whole genome shotgun sequence.
CAGACTCCATGCACAATTCATCATAGTCGCTAAATCTCATACGAGATCATTCCATATTTCGAATGAGCTTCAAGGATTCGCTTGCACCCATCATACGGACAGGATTCTCATGCACAATACTTCATTCAGGATATGATCCACGCGATCTTTTGCCTACTGCTATTTCACACACCTTGAATACACCATTACGAAATCGTGGTTACCATGTTTGGAAACCAAGAGAGCGGTTCGTCAAAAACCGACTTGTTGATCATGTTGAAACTAATGAAACCAATTTTTGAAGGCTGGCGTTGGCAGAGAAGATATGCAATCCCACTTTCATACGCTATCAAAATACATGTAGACACGTATTACACGATAACAAATTTCTTATGTGATAATGGCGACATCGTTGGGTgagtatacataagtatgtatgtttttattggACCGCGCTCATATACGAAAACTTAAACAATTTAGGGCTATTTTTTCATTGTCTGGTTAGTAGGCAACTATCAGTtcagtttttgttaaaaaaaagtgcTTTACCGAAAGTAGGGTCTTGGtaaagttaaccagaacttaactgacactGCTAACCAGACTTTGGGAAGCAGCCATATTTCTTCATAATAAAACTTCAATAAAGTATTTAGAGCAAATTCAATAATCTCAAGAGTGATTACCGGTATATTTTCAAATCAACACGAGTAACCTAAAGCGTGCCACTCATAACTTTAACATAATTTCTGGTAGAACTGTTAGGTAATTAAACGGGGCTTAACCAATCGGTTGCTTGCAGGGTAGAAAATTCATTACATCTCGGTTCGATTTGGTTCAGCTCTGCCCTCTTGCCGAAAAAATATACGGAGTTTTCTACACCTTGAATAAAAGGATAAAAGATAATTGATTTAATCaagcttttaatttgtttattaatattttttcgtattattaaaaagttgagTTTATGTCTTCATAGCAAAGAAGGTTGACAGTTTTTTTCCTGGTGTTTTCACAGCTTCCAAACTTTTTATAttaggggtattcgcttgctcttgcaggattgcagattgcaaaaatactataccgaaatatacaagggcacgagagcacccattgcaaaATCTAGTGATActtatatgaacggctgattcgatcaatttattgtgaatgactattatgcatggctattgagaattggcgcaccttctgcatacatttttaacaaaaaaaactgtaacaaatctttataatttaaatagaaattataaaatctatttaaaacttaccttcctcaacaatttaacgacgtaatatgtctttatgtaaaatgaggagctaaaacagggttgcaattatatttttgcgtgacattgcacgcaaatatatgtacatgcgttttggtctgacatattttactgccattgcaaataattttctgcgtgtatttgttgttgtgccggtgcaccaagatgaaatatatgcaattcttgcaccgtgcaagggtttcgcaagagcaagcgaatatccctattatattatattgattTCGATATGTAATCCAATTGCCTTGGCAGGGTATCTTTGCGGTCATGTCTCTTGCAGgcttatgaaatttttaagtatCTTTGTACTTAACCTTAAGTTagtttaaaacttataattGTCACCAAGAACAATTTCATTTTAGGTAAGATACCAGACCAAAacgttatattttatatatgtataacctaCCTttaaatttaaccttcttcTGAACGTTTGTATCTAAATTAGTAATTGTTGGCAACGCGACAACAACAGAATATCAACACTGTAACAGCTGTTTGATGCTGAAACGAACGAAACAAACAGaactaaatataaacaaaaaaattgtgcgCAAAATTTGCGACAATTTAAATACTGTTGTGGTATTGTGGAAGTGAGatacaaatgaaattaaatttaactgcCCAATAAGTGATAAATAATCATAGATAATAAGTTAATGCTTGAAGACAAAATATACAGATATTGTGAAATAACTGCCTCataattttagtacaaaaataaaCCGCATACTCAAcagaataaatttaataaacttaagtaAATATCGAAATgcataagaaaattattttatgtaaaatagcAGTGGAGGACAACAGCGCAACTCAGCAGTCGATAGAGAACTATATGACTACATCGAATAGTTTTGAATGGGATGACAAAAAATGGACTAAGTTGTTTCCATTTCCAACGGACTTGCttgcaaaattaaatacaaatgtgcatcatgtaataacaattgataaatGTATAGATGAAATTAAGGCGGAAAACTTCCTTGCTGTTACTTATAATATTAATAGAGCTGTGCCTTCATTAGAAGACCAGTACATTctgtcaaatatatttaaaaattacaaaacgccCATAGGACAGACAAAAGACATAGAAAGTTTTAACGAAGAAAATGATGCCGCAGGTTCTAAACGTAATTTGATACAAGAATATGTCACTACGGCGCTTTATGAcgctttatttcaaaaacattttgaattaagTTGTAATAATCAAAAACTGCCAATTCTACCAGATTGCTTTCGGCCCACATTATGCGATTACCAGGCTCGTACAGTTCATTGGCTATTAGAACGGGAAATGAATAtcacaatttttccaaattactATACCCAACTGGAGGCACGCGACGGCGAAACGACGGTATATAAGCATTTATTAAGTTGGCATATTCAAGAGTCTGAACCAGCACCAATTAAGATACCAGCTGGTGGCATACTTGCAGATGAAATGGGTTTGGGAAAAACAGTAGAGATGTTGGCACTTTTAGTATTACATCAACGCCAATTATCAGATGTTACACCATTAGAGAACTTATGCAATGATGAGCCGGAGAAAAAACGTAAACGCCGttctacaaatttattttgtatttgcacAAGGAAAACAATGACTGAATTACGTACATGTAAACGATGTAAATTTCAACAACATGCAAAATGTGTCGGTGGTTTCGATGTTAACGCCAACAATGATTCATATATATGTCCTAACTGTTGGTACATAACAACGCAAAACTCGTTGCTAAAAGCTGCAACCACATTCATTGTGACACCTTATACAATAAAAGCGCAATGGTTTTCTGAAATAAATAGACATGTTACACCAACTCTTAAAGTTTTCGATTACAATGAACAAGTGGCAGCCAATTGGATTAGTCCAAAAGAGTTGGCCACCTACGATGTGGTACTAACCGATTACCATGTGTTGCGCCGTGAGATATATCACACCAGCGCTTATGTTTCCGATCGTGTAACACGAAATGAGCAACGCTCAATGCGTCGCTTGTCACCATTACTTATGGTCGAGTGGTGGCGGGTATGCCTTGATGAAGCACAAATGGTAGAATCAAATGCATCGAATGTAGCAGCTATGGTAAAACAACTGCcaggtaaaataaaaaaaattttaaattatttgcatttattgaaCACTATTAATTCCAACATGCAGCTATAAACCGCTGGGCCATTACTGGCACTCCCATACAACGGAGCATTGATGATTTGTGTGGTTTATTGGAATTCATCGGTTTCACAGAACCCTTAACGCCGCCAACCGGTTGGAAAGTATTAGTAGATGATTTCGTTATGCATCAAAATGCTGTAGATGATCGTGACAAAGCAGAATTGACACTTGTTGATGTTTTGCAACGTTGCATGTGGCGCACATGTAAATCTAAGGTCGATGCAGAACTGCAAATTCCACCACAATCTGAGGAGGTCCATCGCATAAGGTTGAGCAACTtggagaaattattttatactgaACAGCACGCGCTATGTGAGAGTAGTTTCCAACATGTACTTCGAAAGCATTTGGGCAGTGCTGAAGGCATATTAAAGATATCGCCgataataatgaaaattgtgCGTATGCTGGATTTAAACAactattgttttattattttttctttgttttgtacTTTGACAGATTCTGCAGCCCTTGTTGAAGATACGTCAGTCATGTATCATACCAGTTGTAAACACGGGCAGTGGGCAACACAAAGGCACGTCAAACGTGCAACAGAAACAATTTCTACAGCCAAAGGACTTGCATGCGCATCTCAAATACACTAATGAGTTTGAGTGTAAATCCGAATTGCGCACCATGGCTTCGTCATACAACGGTAAATGTGTAATTCTACAATGAAACacaattgtaaatttttttctcattttggttttgtttattttttttttaatctaggCATGGccgcaatttattttataagaggAGATTATGAGCAGTCAATTAAACACTATGAAATGGTGTTGCGTTTAGCGCGCGATTACAAAGACATCAACATTTCGTATgttatattaaatacattttagttTCACCTccgtaaatattatttttgtttttatcatgCAGTGTAGACAGTTTGCTGCAAATTCACGCATTGCATAATATACAGCAAGCTTGTTACATCTCACCTGCCAATGTCAAGCAATTGTCAGCCGACGTGCTGTCGAAATATGAGGAGGATTGCAACGCCTTAGAGTGGAAATATCTGGAACCATATGCGAATACAATGACAACGATGCGTACGAATTGCAGCAATGCAGAAGACACGCTTAAACGGTTGGAGGCGAACTTCGATGTACCACTATTAGAATTTACTAATATGCTAGCCGAAAAAATTAGCGAGGTTAACGACGCGTTTGCAATCGCGTTGTTGAATCGGTTTCGCGATGAATTTGCAACCGCTTTTGGTGGCAGCCCGAAATTAGAACAATTACAAAGCATATCGGGTATGTTGTACATACTAGTAATGTGGTATCAAAAAGTGGAGGCCGCGCGAACGCATTTGAATGAGgagtttgaaaatttgaaattttacacaatgaACGTAACCGTGCGCTCGAAAAATACACCAGCCATTTGGCGTGATATGACTAAATTTATACGCAGCGTCTACGACTGTCATCTCAATGAAATACTTGTAAGTAAAAGATTTTGAAACTATAAATACCAAGGAAGAAAGACAGGATTATGATAAACGCTATAAATGAAACGAACTTGTACTTCGTTCATAATATTAATGCATTTTTCACACATAtgctctaaaaaaaaataataacaaatctGGTAAATTCCGGTCCCGTAGCACCGACTATTGTGGGAGTTTTTGTAATCCCTGTTTATATCATTCTTGATTAAtgccaatatatttttatttttaataaatattataaatgcagGACGATAAAAAGGATCGTGAAAAGAACAAAACGAAGTTAAAATCCAAGAAGTCGAAACTTAAGCTGTGTAAACTTTGCCAAATTCGCAACGCTCTTAATGATTACGAATGTCTATTATTCAATAAGGTCGTTGATGAAGACACCAACATGACGGAGGGTTTGGAAAATCCCTCTTTTGAAGTAGCACTTATTAAAAGTTAGTATTTTGTGTACTAAAATCGTGAGagtgtttttaataattttctactCCTCACAGTATTATTTGGCTTTTTGCGCACGAAAGGTCCTTTCATAAGTTTCTCGCAACAAATGGACAGACATTGGGAAGCCATTGAATGTCGTCAGCAGCTTTGTAAGAAGCTCATTAAATACTGGATCGAAATTGAATACACCGTAAAGGCTTATGATGAATTGGATATGTGTAAAATGAGAATTTCCTTGGCAGAAAATGAGGAGGAGAAGACACATTTCAAATTGCTTGATTATGAGGTTAATactttaattttacttatttccTTTCTGAAGATTTTATGAATCTCCGATTTTATGATTTACACaaatacattatattttatgttgtttacattttttatattacgtccatgatataattttatataatttaagtgATTGAGgttatgattttttcatgtatttgAGGTTATCCATTCCCTTTAATGCATTTTAAGAGCTTGAGTGATAGCTTTTATTTTCCTTTatgacttttaattttttgttgttatgactttggttttttaatattttaagtgaaattatgACAACCTAgcgtttttgtgttttaaaattttaccgtaattactgttatattttttaagcacaTCTATGAAAGATAAATGCGTTTTCTGTTACCTGTAATTATACCCTATATAGGGTATATAAAGTTgactacgaagtttgtaacacccacaaGGTAACGTCGGAGACTATCaagtacttatatataaaaattatcagcGTGACCAGCCGAGACGATATGACCATACCCCtctgtctgcctgtatatacacgaactagtctctcacgTTTTGAGATATCGAGTTGAAAATTCGCAAACGTTTTCTTCTCCCAAAAAAGCTTTTCCCTTATCGGTACCGGTCCGATATCCGACCTCGGATAAAGCTGTCATTCAAATTACATTtgtacattatacatatgtataatttccgaacaaatttttctgatcgaaccactataacatatagatgCTGTACAAGCTATCAagcgattaaaatcaagttatttcATAGGCAACATTATATTTGTGAAGGTTATTGTAGCTTCAACAACCCTAGTTAAaattattcttgttttttttttaatattttcattgaaattataaccaacgtttttattaattttgagtttttgagattatctctttcctgattttttgtgttttaattttcttgtcGGATTGTTATTTATACAAATCAATAGCAAAAACATATTTAGaataaatattctttttaaaatcttatttttacCGTAGCTGGACGACACCTTTTTAGAGCAGCAAATGAACCTGTACAATGCACAGCGACAATTTGCTATGAAGCTTGCGCGTCTCAAGTACATAACACATTTGGAGGCTGATGCTGACACTGGACCATGCCCTATTTGTCAATCAGAAGATGAAAGTCGGGTatgttaatttgtattttacacAAAACCCAACTTTTTCATGACATTtacatattaaaacaaaattgtaatttaaaatttcagtacGCTGTATTGGAGTGCGGACACAATATATGTCTCTTATGTTTACGAACAATACGTCAATATAATACGCATCAGAAACTATGCTGTCCGATTTGCCGCAATCAACAAAATTcagaaaagtaaaagaaaacctatgtatatatttttttatccgaTTATTTTACTATATACTTACATTTACTTTATTAGGATTTATTACGTCACACGCACGTCCACAATCTCTGCGGACACAAATATACAAGTCATCGGCGACTATTCATCCAAAATTACCTATATTGTGCGCTTGATTTTAAAGCTGCAACGAGATCACTCTAAAGACGTACagcctttaaaaattttagtattctCACAATGGGCCGAAATTTTGCATCCAATCGCAATGGCTTTAACACAAAATGGCATACGTCACCGGTTTAACTTGACGCCGCGCACAATTGAGGAATTTAAGGTAgttagtacatatttatgtattattttttttttataattcagaCAATATTTCCTTCAGAACCCACAATTGGGCGTCACTTGTTTGCTGATGCCTTTGCACAGAGGATGCAATGGCTTAAACCTAATAGAGGCTACACATGTTTTTCTTGTCGAACCCATACTAAATCCCGGCGAGGAAGCGCAAGCCATTGGACGCGTGCATCGTTTCGGACAGACTAGGTAGTTACTTGCGTTTTGATATTGAGAAAATGCAATTATTATTCTTTGTTATATGTAGATCAACAACGGTACATCGTTTTATTGTTTGTAATACGATTGAGGAGAATATATTCAATGTCGTGAATGCTGGCAAACAAACGCAAGCGAATTGGGAATTTAAGCAAATGTCAGTGGAGAGCTTACGGAATCtgtttcatttagaaaatgatGTTAGCGAGGAGTATATACCAAATGCAAGGGACCCAATAGATGTCACCTAAATATGGAGAACATTCCATTGACAACCGGCAGTTTGCCAACACAAATTTGTACGATACAAAAATACCTCTTCaaatacttaatttaaaaaattcgttttcgAAAAAGGCCACTTGGAATTTAGTCTTAAATCAACTtttaaattgagtttgaaatatgtctataaaattcaaatcttgcctacatatatgtacatacatatgtacatgtcaaAACACATCCCATTAGATATACGATTTCAATTTCTACGATGTACGAAATCCGCGTACAGAAAAAATAGTGAAGTTCgctgcaaataaatacaaatatttccatTAACTGCCTCATAAAGTTATTCAGTATTtcttttgtatgtatgcatagaatatgcattatttttctatcaataaaagatataaaaaatatatatatttatttatatacatctatatacttatatatataaaaagtttgcagaaatattttttgctgaGGTAAAAAAAGAAAGATAAGACTCTGGACTGATAACTTttcccattttttattttatatatttgttattttatattatcattatttaaattagattttaattttttctttgtttttatttaattgtataattattatttttatttattattcgtattttttagtttttttttgtaactttatattattattttgatttattattttatattattttgtattacttttgttctattattttatattatttggtttattgatttttaaaatagaaaaaaatgtaacgaATTTATGATTAACGAATTATTTCTTAAGTAACCATGAACTCACAATGGGGCAACCCAAGTAAGCCAATACAAAGAAAGCTCACCACACTGATATTTGTATTTGCAAGCTTCGTAATTTGTGTGACGATTCTTAAAAGCAAAGAACCGTGAAGACCTAATTCGATTTAatttctcaatgaaaatttgtgcaaaaatgtTGTGAATTCAGCAAAATATACTCAGTCGTAATGAAAGTTGAATTAACTGTATGGAATAACTAGACGAATCTTAGTtcggatacatatgtatataattttggcGCAAACGTAGCGCTTTGTGATGCTCCTCTAAAGTATTGCAGTAAAAATTACACAGAcgcaaacaaattataaaatggCATTGACCGTAGTGAAATATCGCAAGCCTGGGAGTAGTGGAACTACCGCTTCCGGCGCACCAACTCCAGCGATATTAATAAAGAGCAAATTGCAGcctcaacagcaacaacaaattgcaaagGTTTGTTAATTTGCAATCAAAAAATGCAGAATAGAATGTGcttatgaatgtgtgtatgtcaATGTGTGGTGCTTACAGCAAAggtttttattatatgaaagtggTTGCGCattcaaaattttgtaactTTTAGTGTTTTTCTATTTTAGAAAGCTTCTAAAAAAAGATTTCGTGATTTagcaaatttgtataaaaagttGCTATTTTTAAATAGATAAACCAGCGAAGCCCTTAATAACATTCGCTGCATTCGGTTTGGAACTTTGATatctcacaattttttttcaccaGGGTTGATATGATTTGCATGAATTGTCTCTttcatgta
It includes:
- the LOC126755482 gene encoding E3 ubiquitin-protein ligase SHPRH-like isoform X1, which produces MHKKIILCKIAVEDNSATQQSIENYMTTSNSFEWDDKKWTKLFPFPTDLLAKLNTNVHHVITIDKCIDEIKAENFLAVTYNINRAVPSLEDQYILSNIFKNYKTPIGQTKDIESFNEENDAAGSKRNLIQEYVTTALYDALFQKHFELSCNNQKLPILPDCFRPTLCDYQARTVHWLLEREMNITIFPNYYTQLEARDGETTVYKHLLSWHIQESEPAPIKIPAGGILADEMGLGKTVEMLALLVLHQRQLSDVTPLENLCNDEPEKKRKRRSTNLFCICTRKTMTELRTCKRCKFQQHAKCVGGFDVNANNDSYICPNCWYITTQNSLLKAATTFIVTPYTIKAQWFSEINRHVTPTLKVFDYNEQVAANWISPKELATYDVVLTDYHVLRREIYHTSAYVSDRVTRNEQRSMRRLSPLLMVEWWRVCLDEAQMVESNASNVAAMVKQLPAINRWAITGTPIQRSIDDLCGLLEFIGFTEPLTPPTGWKVLVDDFVMHQNAVDDRDKAELTLVDVLQRCMWRTCKSKVDAELQIPPQSEEVHRIRLSNLEKLFYTEQHALCESSFQHVLRKHLGSAEGILKISPIIMKIILQPLLKIRQSCIIPVVNTGSGQHKGTSNVQQKQFLQPKDLHAHLKYTNEFECKSELRTMASSYNGMAAIYFIRGDYEQSIKHYEMVLRLARDYKDINISVDSLLQIHALHNIQQACYISPANVKQLSADVLSKYEEDCNALEWKYLEPYANTMTTMRTNCSNAEDTLKRLEANFDVPLLEFTNMLAEKISEVNDAFAIALLNRFRDEFATAFGGSPKLEQLQSISGMLYILVMWYQKVEAARTHLNEEFENLKFYTMNVTVRSKNTPAIWRDMTKFIRSVYDCHLNEILDDKKDREKNKTKLKSKKSKLKLCKLCQIRNALNDYECLLFNKVVDEDTNMTEGLENPSFEVALIKILFGFLRTKGPFISFSQQMDRHWEAIECRQQLCKKLIKYWIEIEYTVKAYDELDMCKMRISLAENEEEKTHFKLLDYELDDTFLEQQMNLYNAQRQFAMKLARLKYITHLEADADTGPCPICQSEDESRYAVLECGHNICLLCLRTIRQYNTHQKLCCPICRNQQNSEKIYYVTRTSTISADTNIQVIGDYSSKITYIVRLILKLQRDHSKDVQPLKILVFSQWAEILHPIAMALTQNGIRHRFNLTPRTIEEFKNPQLGVTCLLMPLHRGCNGLNLIEATHVFLVEPILNPGEEAQAIGRVHRFGQTRSTTVHRFIVCNTIEENIFNVVNAGKQTQANWEFKQMSVESLRNLFHLENDVSEEYIPNARDPIDVT
- the LOC126755482 gene encoding E3 ubiquitin-protein ligase SHPRH-like isoform X2 — encoded protein: MHKKIILCKIAVEDNSATQQSIENYMTTSNSFEWDDKKWTKLFPFPTDLLAKLNTNVHHVITIDKCIDEIKAENFLAVTYNINRAVPSLEDQYILSNIFKNYKTPIGQTKDIESFNEENDAAGSKRNLIQEYVTTALYDALFQKHFELSCNNQKLPILPDCFRPTLCDYQARTVHWLLEREMNITIFPNYYTQLEARDGETTVYKHLLSWHIQESEPAPIKIPAGGILADEMGLGKTVEMLALLVLHQRQLSDVTPLENLCNDEPEKKRKRRSTNLFCICTRKTMTELRTCKRCKFQQHAKCVGGFDVNANNDSYICPNCWYITTQNSLLKAATTFIVTPYTIKAQWFSEINRHVTPTLKVFDYNEQVAANWISPKELATYDVVLTDYHVLRREIYHTSAYVSDRVTRNEQRSMRRLSPLLMVEWWRVCLDEAQMVESNASNVAAMVKQLPAINRWAITGTPIQRSIDDLCGLLEFIGFTEPLTPPTGWKVLVDDFVMHQNAVDDRDKAELTLVDVLQRCMWRTCKSKVDAELQIPPQSEEVHRIRLSNLEKLFYTEQHALCESSFQHVLRKHLGSAEGILKISPIIMKIILQPLLKIRQSCIIPVVNTGSGQHKGTSNVQQKQFLQPKDLHAHLKYTNEFECKSELRTMASSYNGMAAIYFIRGDYEQSIKHYEMVLRLARDYKDINISVDSLLQIHALHNIQQACYISPANVKQLSADVLSKYEEDCNALEWKYLEPYANTMTTMRTNCSNAEDTLKRLEANFDVPLLEFTNMLAEKISEVNDAFAIALLNRFRDEFATAFGGSPKLEQLQSISGMLYILVMWYQKVEAARTHLNEEFENLKFYTMNVTVRSKNTPAIWRDMTKFIRSVYDCHLNEILDDKKDREKNKTKLKSKKSKLKLCKLCQIRNALNDYECLLFNKVVDEDTNMTEGLENPSFEVALIKILFGFLRTKGPFISFSQQMDRHWEAIECRQQLCKKLIKYWIEIEYTVKAYDELDMCKMRISLAENEEEKTHFKLLDYELDDTFLEQQMNLYNAQRQFAMKLARLKYITHLEADADTGPCPICQSEDESRYAVLECGHNICLLCLRTIRQYNTHQKLCCPICRNQQNSEK